Proteins from one Setaria italica strain Yugu1 chromosome V, Setaria_italica_v2.0, whole genome shotgun sequence genomic window:
- the LOC101756778 gene encoding sec-independent protein translocase protein TATC, chloroplastic isoform X2, whose translation MGSAGTPLSHPRPHLHSGGVYISQSRTLPRARNLPLLSLPAAAPGPQRGRRRCLRCAAVNGDGRPREEGPPPPREEYPSSGLGAALEDPASGPPVENGSFGGLSQEEDQSALYNFLYPSKELLPDDKEMSIFDHLEELRERIFISVLAVGAAILGCFAFSKDLILLLEAPVTVQGVRFLQLSPGEFFFTTLKVSGYCGLLLGSPIILYEIIAFVLPGLTRDERKFLGPIVLGSSVLFYLGIFFSYTVLSPAALNFFVNYADGAVESLWSIDQYFEFVLVLMFSTGLSFQVPVIQLLLGQVGLVSGDQMLSIWRYVVVGAVVAAAVLTPSTDPLTQMLLAGPLLGLYLGGAWMVKLIGR comes from the exons ATGGGAAGCGCTGGAACGCCGCTCTCGCACCCGCGGCCGCATCTGCACTCCGGCGGCGTCTACATCAGCCAGAGCCGGACCCTCCCGCGCGCGCGCAACCTGCCACTATTATCTCTCCCTGCCGCGGCGCCCGGGCCccagcgcggccgccgccggtgcctcCGCTGCGCTGCTGTCAACGGGGACGGCAGGCCCCGGGAGGAGGGCCCACCGCCGCCTAGGGAGGAGTATCCGTCCAGCGGCCTCGGCGCCGCACTCGAGGACCCGGCTTCAGGACCTCCTG TGGAAAATGGTTCGTTTGGAGGCCTGTCACAAGAAGAAGACCAGAGTGCTCTGTATAATTTTCTTTATCCAAGCAAAGAGTTACTTCCTGATGATAAGGAGATGAGTATATTTGATCATCTAGAAGAGCTCCGTGAGAGGATATTCATCTCAGTTTTGGCTGTTGGAGCTGCGATACTTGGCTGTTTTGCTTTTTCAAAAGATTTGATTCTGCTTCTAGAAGCGCCTGTGACTGTTCAGGGTGTTCGGTTTTTGCAGCTCTCCCCTGGGGAATTTTTCTTTACAACATTAAAG GTCTCTGGTTATTGTGGCCTTTTACTTGGAAGTCCTATCATTTTGTATGAGATCATTGCATTTGTTCTCCCAGGTTTAACAAGGGATGAGCGGAAATTCCTAGGGCCTATTGTTTTGGGTTCTTCTGTTCTATTCTACCTTGGCATTTTCTTCTCCTACACAGTTCTTAGCCCTGCTGCATTGAACTTCTTCGTGAACTATGCAGACGGGGCAGTGGAATCGTTATGGTCAATAGACCAGTACTTTGAATTCGTACTTGTGCTTATGTTCAGCACAGGTTTATCCTTTCAG GTTCCTGTTATCCAGCTATTGTTGGGACAAGTTGGATTGGTTTCTGGAGACCAAATGCTTTCAATCTGGAGATATGTTGTTGTTGgtgctgttgttgctgctgcggtGCTTACACCTTCGACGGATCCATTGACACAGATGCTCCTGGCAGGTCCTCTGCTTGGTTTGTACTTGGGTGGTGCATGGATGGTCAAGCTAATTGGGCGATAG
- the LOC101756778 gene encoding sec-independent protein translocase protein TATC, chloroplastic isoform X1 — MGSAGTPLSHPRPHLHSGGVYISQSRTLPRARNLPLLSLPAAAPGPQRGRRRCLRCAAVNGDGRPREEGPPPPREEYPSSGLGAALEDPASGPPGVQMGRILTDQPTAKEVRVEIEAKNLENGSFGGLSQEEDQSALYNFLYPSKELLPDDKEMSIFDHLEELRERIFISVLAVGAAILGCFAFSKDLILLLEAPVTVQGVRFLQLSPGEFFFTTLKVSGYCGLLLGSPIILYEIIAFVLPGLTRDERKFLGPIVLGSSVLFYLGIFFSYTVLSPAALNFFVNYADGAVESLWSIDQYFEFVLVLMFSTGLSFQVPVIQLLLGQVGLVSGDQMLSIWRYVVVGAVVAAAVLTPSTDPLTQMLLAGPLLGLYLGGAWMVKLIGR, encoded by the exons ATGGGAAGCGCTGGAACGCCGCTCTCGCACCCGCGGCCGCATCTGCACTCCGGCGGCGTCTACATCAGCCAGAGCCGGACCCTCCCGCGCGCGCGCAACCTGCCACTATTATCTCTCCCTGCCGCGGCGCCCGGGCCccagcgcggccgccgccggtgcctcCGCTGCGCTGCTGTCAACGGGGACGGCAGGCCCCGGGAGGAGGGCCCACCGCCGCCTAGGGAGGAGTATCCGTCCAGCGGCCTCGGCGCCGCACTCGAGGACCCGGCTTCAGGACCTCCTG GGGTGCAAATGGGTCGGATACTTACTGACCAACCAACCGCCAAGGAGGTACGGGTAGAAATCGAAGCAAAAAATC TGGAAAATGGTTCGTTTGGAGGCCTGTCACAAGAAGAAGACCAGAGTGCTCTGTATAATTTTCTTTATCCAAGCAAAGAGTTACTTCCTGATGATAAGGAGATGAGTATATTTGATCATCTAGAAGAGCTCCGTGAGAGGATATTCATCTCAGTTTTGGCTGTTGGAGCTGCGATACTTGGCTGTTTTGCTTTTTCAAAAGATTTGATTCTGCTTCTAGAAGCGCCTGTGACTGTTCAGGGTGTTCGGTTTTTGCAGCTCTCCCCTGGGGAATTTTTCTTTACAACATTAAAG GTCTCTGGTTATTGTGGCCTTTTACTTGGAAGTCCTATCATTTTGTATGAGATCATTGCATTTGTTCTCCCAGGTTTAACAAGGGATGAGCGGAAATTCCTAGGGCCTATTGTTTTGGGTTCTTCTGTTCTATTCTACCTTGGCATTTTCTTCTCCTACACAGTTCTTAGCCCTGCTGCATTGAACTTCTTCGTGAACTATGCAGACGGGGCAGTGGAATCGTTATGGTCAATAGACCAGTACTTTGAATTCGTACTTGTGCTTATGTTCAGCACAGGTTTATCCTTTCAG GTTCCTGTTATCCAGCTATTGTTGGGACAAGTTGGATTGGTTTCTGGAGACCAAATGCTTTCAATCTGGAGATATGTTGTTGTTGgtgctgttgttgctgctgcggtGCTTACACCTTCGACGGATCCATTGACACAGATGCTCCTGGCAGGTCCTCTGCTTGGTTTGTACTTGGGTGGTGCATGGATGGTCAAGCTAATTGGGCGATAG